One region of Halomicrobium sp. LC1Hm genomic DNA includes:
- a CDS encoding beta-ribofuranosylaminobenzene 5'-phosphate synthase family protein, with amino-acid sequence MVTVTTAARLHFGFQNLALANERLYGGVGVALDAPQLVLDAQPADEIDCDDGEAESYVRRAVATLGVEGARVSVRERLPRHVGFGSGTQLALAAAVAVARAYEMEVDPRELAPDLGRGGRSGVGVAAFEDGGFVVDGGHPTERFTSEPPANGDWTVPPVIARHELPDDWRFVLVVPDAEPGASGAEEDRHMRQAVERADPGIADDVAATLTRTLLPAAAEGDHRRFGTAAARVGRLNGAWYADEQGGVYRPPAGRIVERLAQQPTIAGAGQSSWGPAVWGLTTRGDVEAARTGVEMALSDLSVDADVLVASPRNEGATVEDGPTLG; translated from the coding sequence ATGGTGACGGTGACGACGGCGGCGCGACTCCACTTCGGCTTCCAGAACCTCGCGCTGGCCAACGAACGGTTGTACGGCGGGGTGGGGGTCGCACTCGACGCGCCCCAGCTCGTCCTCGACGCCCAGCCCGCAGACGAGATCGACTGCGACGACGGCGAGGCCGAATCGTACGTCCGGCGAGCGGTCGCGACGCTTGGCGTCGAAGGGGCTCGCGTCTCGGTCCGCGAGCGGTTGCCACGCCACGTCGGCTTCGGCAGCGGGACCCAGCTCGCGCTGGCGGCGGCCGTCGCCGTCGCGCGGGCCTACGAGATGGAGGTCGACCCCCGCGAGCTCGCCCCCGACCTCGGCCGCGGGGGGCGCAGCGGCGTCGGCGTCGCGGCCTTCGAGGACGGCGGATTCGTCGTCGACGGCGGCCACCCGACGGAGCGCTTTACCTCCGAGCCGCCCGCCAACGGCGACTGGACGGTCCCGCCGGTGATCGCGCGCCACGAGCTCCCCGACGACTGGCGGTTCGTACTGGTCGTGCCCGACGCGGAGCCGGGAGCCAGCGGGGCCGAGGAGGACCGCCACATGCGCCAGGCCGTCGAGCGGGCCGATCCCGGTATCGCCGACGACGTGGCCGCGACGCTGACCCGGACGCTCCTGCCGGCCGCCGCGGAGGGTGACCACCGGCGGTTCGGGACCGCCGCAGCCCGGGTCGGACGGCTCAACGGAGCCTGGTACGCCGACGAACAGGGCGGGGTCTACCGCCCGCCGGCCGGCCGGATCGTCGAGCGACTGGCCCAGCAGCCGACTATCGCCGGTGCCGGCCAGTCCTCGTGGGGACCGGCGGTGTGGGGGCTGACGACGCGTGGCGACGTGGAGGCAGCCAGGACGGGCGTCGAGATGGCCCTGAGCGACCTCTCGGTCGACGCCGACGTACTGGTCGCCAGCCCACGCAACGAGGGCGCGACGGTCGAGGACGGGCCGACGCTGGGCTGA
- a CDS encoding ribbon-helix-helix protein, CopG family, with amino-acid sequence MASESREEQSVSVDLSDELDEWLDQQAERTDTERSAIVRQLLETYHATETLDETAIEEIQATVEEAVTAEATKATRAMVADRLESELPAQIEAELDERVERAVEATLDDRLAAAVERAVGDELPSIADSVESRLDEQRSTTIDEVGARIQQLDAEFQEKLDDVRQRVVQVKKETDAKAPAEHTHEAFDRFEELDGEIEALGTNLGAVRDDLDDLDGRVDDTDERLDDVVERLDDAEDKLNRVAWVVSDLRDETQGKDSHERAVARIKRAAAQEGLTTARCENCSESVEIALLTDPECPHCHAAVSDVRPEGGIFRTKARLVTASELEAGDET; translated from the coding sequence ATGGCGAGTGAGTCGCGTGAAGAGCAATCCGTCTCGGTCGATCTCTCCGACGAGCTCGACGAGTGGCTCGACCAGCAAGCCGAGCGCACCGACACGGAGCGCTCGGCGATCGTCAGACAGCTCCTGGAGACCTATCACGCGACAGAGACGCTCGACGAGACGGCCATCGAGGAGATTCAGGCCACCGTCGAGGAGGCCGTCACCGCCGAGGCGACGAAGGCGACGCGGGCGATGGTCGCCGACCGACTGGAGTCCGAGCTTCCGGCCCAGATCGAGGCGGAACTCGACGAGCGCGTCGAGCGAGCGGTCGAGGCGACCCTCGACGATCGACTGGCAGCGGCCGTCGAGCGGGCAGTTGGGGACGAACTGCCCAGCATCGCCGACTCCGTCGAGAGCCGGCTCGACGAACAGCGCTCGACGACGATCGACGAGGTCGGGGCACGGATCCAGCAACTCGACGCGGAGTTTCAGGAGAAACTCGACGACGTCCGCCAGCGGGTCGTCCAGGTGAAAAAAGAGACCGACGCCAAGGCACCGGCCGAGCACACCCACGAGGCCTTCGACCGGTTCGAGGAACTCGACGGCGAGATCGAGGCACTGGGGACTAATCTGGGGGCCGTTCGGGACGACCTCGACGACCTCGACGGGCGCGTCGACGACACCGACGAGCGCCTCGACGACGTGGTCGAACGTCTCGACGACGCCGAAGACAAACTCAATCGGGTGGCGTGGGTCGTCAGCGACCTTCGCGACGAGACACAGGGGAAAGACAGCCACGAGCGGGCCGTCGCCCGGATCAAACGCGCCGCCGCACAGGAGGGGCTCACGACGGCCCGCTGTGAGAACTGCAGCGAGTCGGTCGAGATCGCACTGCTGACCGACCCGGAGTGTCCCCACTGTCACGCTGCGGTCTCGGACGTGCGCCCCGAGGGCGGGATCTTCAGGACGAAAGCGCGGCTCGTGACGGCGTCGGAGCTGGAGGCCGGTGACGAGACGTGA
- a CDS encoding thiamine-phosphate synthase family protein: MSLVLPSEIVVEEVLPQIRAMLARELADEGLTQQAVADHLGVTQAAVSTYLDGELDRTGPVAGDPRTQATVEEIAAGLASGSMDGYDALAELLDLIAAFEDRGPICTLHEDAMPALRGLGCDLCVRGDDPALATERETLATVRRAARLLSTADGMAGAIPNVGTNVGTALPEATDLTDVAAIPGRIHAMRGRVEVPAEPEFGASSNVSTVILAARAVDPSIGGALNLATDDALLSAARERGIEPLQFDADYDDRAERLREQFERQGDVPRVVYHEGAFGIEPITYVLGETAESAAQLAVELVTETA; this comes from the coding sequence ATGTCGCTGGTCTTGCCGAGCGAGATCGTCGTCGAGGAGGTCCTGCCACAGATCCGCGCGATGCTCGCACGCGAACTCGCCGACGAGGGATTGACACAGCAGGCCGTCGCCGACCACCTCGGCGTGACCCAGGCCGCGGTGAGTACGTATCTGGACGGCGAGCTCGACCGAACGGGACCAGTCGCGGGCGATCCTCGGACACAGGCGACCGTCGAAGAGATCGCCGCCGGGCTGGCGAGTGGATCGATGGACGGCTACGACGCGCTGGCCGAACTGCTCGACCTGATCGCCGCGTTCGAGGATCGCGGCCCGATCTGTACGCTCCACGAGGACGCGATGCCGGCCCTTCGGGGACTTGGCTGTGACCTCTGTGTCCGCGGCGACGACCCCGCGCTGGCGACCGAGCGCGAGACGCTGGCGACCGTCCGCCGTGCCGCCCGGCTCCTCTCGACGGCCGACGGGATGGCCGGGGCGATCCCCAACGTCGGCACGAACGTCGGGACGGCACTCCCCGAGGCGACTGACCTGACCGACGTGGCGGCAATTCCGGGCCGCATCCACGCGATGCGGGGCCGGGTCGAGGTGCCTGCCGAACCGGAGTTCGGGGCCTCCAGCAACGTCTCGACGGTGATCCTCGCGGCTCGGGCCGTCGATCCGTCGATCGGTGGAGCACTCAACCTCGCGACCGACGACGCGCTGCTTTCGGCCGCTCGCGAACGCGGCATCGAGCCGTTACAGTTCGACGCCGACTACGACGACCGCGCCGAGCGGCTCCGCGAACAGTTCGAGCGACAGGGCGACGTGCCACGGGTCGTCTACCACGAGGGAGCGTTCGGGATCGAGCCGATCACGTACGTGCTCGGCGAGACCGCCGAGTCGGCCGCACAGCTGGCCGTCGAGCTGGTCACCGAGACCGCGTAG
- a CDS encoding HTR-like protein produces MDRIPFGVRQLDTTIKGGAPRGSVVLVSGESGAGSREFMYTSALINGLAAGDSDELYDLYYGSPTADAVDPDGVHYISFTASKEDLVDEMRLAMDDEIVDNGADAIQFHELTERYFHVSPVPRDWYADATESITDLRKRHERQGLLEALGSKLSEIAPNNLVVIDSLSDLVGAIGDDMEWSDISYLVQGLTKAANHWNGLILVHLNHETVSSTRYAQLTDATTGAMRFEWESGGSTRARTLVVSQFRGVLSQIEDENIVRFETEIGDSGFDISDVRKIR; encoded by the coding sequence ATGGACCGCATCCCGTTCGGCGTTCGCCAGCTCGACACCACCATCAAGGGGGGTGCTCCGAGGGGCAGCGTCGTCCTGGTCTCGGGCGAGTCCGGTGCCGGATCGCGAGAGTTCATGTACACCAGCGCGCTCATCAACGGGCTCGCGGCCGGCGACAGCGACGAGCTGTACGACCTCTACTACGGGTCGCCCACGGCCGACGCCGTCGATCCCGACGGCGTCCACTACATCTCGTTTACCGCTTCGAAGGAGGATCTGGTCGACGAGATGCGCCTGGCGATGGACGACGAGATCGTCGACAACGGCGCAGATGCCATCCAGTTTCACGAGCTGACAGAGCGGTACTTCCACGTCAGTCCGGTGCCCCGCGACTGGTACGCCGACGCCACCGAGAGCATCACCGATCTGCGCAAGCGCCACGAGCGCCAGGGGCTGTTGGAGGCGCTGGGGAGCAAGCTCAGCGAGATCGCGCCGAACAACCTCGTCGTCATCGACTCGCTGTCCGACCTCGTCGGGGCGATCGGCGACGACATGGAGTGGTCGGACATCAGCTACCTCGTCCAGGGGCTCACCAAGGCCGCGAACCACTGGAACGGACTCATTCTGGTCCACCTGAACCACGAGACGGTGTCCTCGACGCGGTACGCCCAGCTGACCGACGCGACGACCGGTGCGATGCGCTTCGAGTGGGAGTCCGGCGGCTCGACGCGGGCACGGACGCTCGTCGTCTCGCAGTTCCGGGGCGTCCTCTCGCAGATCGAAGACGAGAACATCGTCCGTTTCGAGACCGAGATCGGCGACAGCGGCTTCGACATCAGTGACGTGCGCAAGATCCGGTAG